The Thermosipho japonicus region AATTGCTAACAATTCAGTTGTTATATCTAAATATTTACAAAAATTAGGAGTTAACTCAAAAGTCATTTCATACTTTAAAACTTGGTTAGATTTTAAGGGCGATATCAATCTAAATTTAGATAAATATCCCCTCCCCGAAAGAAATAAAATCGTAAAAAAATTCTTTTCTGAAAATATAGATTTTTTTAAAAAGTTTGATATTATTCATTATCATTTTTTTGATACGTTAACATTTGGAACCTCTTTTGGAGGATGGAATGCATACCCTGAAAAAAATCCGTACTGGGAATTAGAATATTTCAAAAACTTAGGAAAGAAAATTGTTGTAAGCTCATGGGGATCTGATGTAAGAAACAATTCAAAGTTTGTATACTATCAACTTAAATTTGAAGGAGAAAAAAATTTACCTTATCCACCTTTAAATACTTATAATCAGTATTTTAAAATATGGGAATTTTCAAAATATAGTGATGCAATTGTTCATGGAGATAGTGAACAGTTAAAGCATACCCCTTATGGAATTATGATACCTATTCCCTTTGATCCAGAAAGTTATCAAATCACAGAATATAATAATAACTTTAGCATAATTCACGCTCCTTCAAATAAATTTATTAAAGGTTCAAAATATGTACTAAAAGTATTTGATAAACTAAAACTAAAATATCCTAAAATAGAATTTAAACTTATTACAAATTTAAAACATGAAGAGGCCAAAAAAATATACTCTGGAAAGGGAATTGCCATTGATCAAATCAATTTTTCCATAGGATTGTTTTCTTTAGAAAGTTTGTATTTTGGAAGGGAAGTTATCTCTACTGTTCATGAATCAGAATTTATAAATGGTGATCCAAAATTATTCGCACCAATCCATTCTGTCTTTTCTGAAAAAGAATTGGAAGAAAAAATTGAATATCTAATCAATAATTATTCATCAACTATTAATGAAAAGAGAAAATACGTAATCGAAAACTTTTCAGCCGACAAGATTGCTAAGTTATATAAAGATTTATATCAAGTTCTATTGGATAACGAAAAAATACCTTTTATATTTAATCAAAAATGGTTATCTGAATTTGATTCTGTCATCAAAAATAAATCATTTGCAAGTAATTATTATTCTAAAATAACTGATATATTACTTGAAAAGAAAGATTACGAAAGACTAGATTTTGAAATATCAAATGGAATTAATCTTGGAGATAATATTGAACTTATTGCAAAAAAAATATTTTCATTAAGGCTCAGAAACAAGTTTGAAGAAGCTAACAAACTTGAAAAAGCCAATGAAAAAGTGGTAAATACCGAAAAATACAAAACAATTTATTCTAAATTATCTAAATCGTTGGTGAAATAATATGTGTGGAATAGTTGGTGCTTTCCTTAACGAAAATAATTCGGTTTCACCTCAAGACATTAAAAGAATGACAAACGCTATTGTTCACAGAGGTCCTGATGATTATGGAATATATACTCATAAAAACGTTGGGCTTGGACATAGAAGGTTGTCTATTCTTGACCTTTCATATCACGGTCATCAACCAATGATATCTAAAGATGGAAGATATGTTATTACTTATAATGGCGAGATATATAATTATTTGGAATTAAAAAGTGAATTACAATCAAAAGGATACATATTTTACTCTAATACGGATACTGAAGTAGTATTAAACGGATTTATAGAATATAACATCAAAATAATAGACAAATTAAACGGTATGTTTGCTTTTGCAATATATGATAGAAATGATAACATACTTTACTTAGCTAGAGATAGATATGGAATTAAACCATTATACTATAAATTAGATAATGCAAAATTATTATTTGCCTCTGAAATAAAAGCTTTATTTCAGTGGAATTTTATCAAAAAAGAAATTGATCTACTTGCCCTTGATGAATACATGTCTTTTCAAAATATTTTTACAGATAGAACTTTATATGAAGGCATAAAAATATTAAAGCCTGGGCATTATGCAATAGTTAAATCCAGAAAAAATGAAATAGTTTTTGAACAATATAAGTATTGGGATTTTAATTTACACGATGAACTACAAATTTCAGAAGATGAAGCTATAGAAGAATTAGAAAGATTGTTCATTCAAGCTGTAAAAAGACAATTAATAAGTGATGTACCTTTGGGATCATACTTAAGTGGTGGCATGGATTCTGGATCCATTGTAGCAATAGCTTCAAGAAGTTTAAAAAGATTAAAAACATTTACATGTGGCTATGATATGACTTCCGTTGCTGGCTTTGAAGCTGGTTTTGACGAAAGACAGTATGCTGAAATGATATCTAATACATATAAAACAGAACAATATGAAGTTGTCTTACACGAAGGAGATCTATATGAAGTTATTGATGATCTGGTATATCATTTAGATTACCCAAGACTGGGAATGTCTTATTCGAATTACTATATCGCAAATCTAGCTTCTAAATTTGTGAAAGTTGTTTTAAGTGGTGCTGGTGGAGATGAATTATTTGCAGGTTATCCTTGGAGATACTACCATGCTCTTGGAAAAAAAAGTAAAAATGAGTTTATAGATTCTTACTATAATTATTGGCAAAGACTTGTAAAAGACGATGAAAAAAACTTATTATACACTGATGAAATAAAGAAAAAGATTCCAAAGTATAATGCTTATGAAGCTTTTAAATATGTTTTTAAAGAATATGATTTTCCTATAAAAACAAACAAAGATCTCATAAATGCATCGCTATATTTTGAATTAAAAACATTCTTGCATGGACTTTTAATTATTGAAGATAAAATAAGTATGGCACATTCACTAGAAACTAGAGTTCCATTTCTGGATAATGATTTAGTTGATTTTGCAACAAAAATTCCATTAGAATACAAACTAAAAAATTATGAAGAATATCAGAAAATAGACGAAAATGAAATAAAGAAAAAAGACAAATATTTTGAGACAAATATCGGGAAAAATATTCTACGAAAAGTTATGAAAAAATTTATTCCTAACGAAATAATAGAAAGAAAAAAACAAGGTTTTAGCTCTCCTGATGCTTCTTGGTACAGAGCAAAAGGAAAAGATTACCTAATAAAATTTTTAAACAAACCTAACAATACAGAATTTTATAATTATATCAATAAAGATTTTGTAATAAAAACAATAGATAAACATTTTTCTGGCCAAAATAAAAGATTACTATTATGGTCATTTTTAAATTTAAGCAGATTAAAATTGTAAATTAAATCCAAATAGTTCTAAAATAACTTGTAAAATTGATTTTCCTTAAATACTAGTAAATTAATTTCAAATTCTAAAGTTCTCCCCAACAAAACTATTTACACATTGTTTACATAACATAAACTTGTAAAATTACAAATGTATGGTAAAATTTAGTCGATGCTGAAGACGGCAGGTTAAATAAAGGCGTATGCCGCCTGCCCGAGGCAGAATGGGAAATATTATTTTCCCATTTGTTGTTGCCTCGGAAAACCGAGGTTTATTTTTTTGTAGGAGGTGGAGAAATTGCTGACTAGAGCACAAAAGGAACAATTAGTTAAAGAATTATCAGAAGTTTTAAAAAATTCATCTTTAATTCTTTTCTCTGACTACAAAGGACTTAACGTTGCACAGATTACAGACCTCAGAAAAAAACTTAGAGAAAAACTTGCTGATGGTGCAAGATATAGAGTAATAAAAAATAGTGTCGCATATCTTGCACTAAAAGAGGCAGGTTACAACGTAGAAGAAATCGAAGATGTTTTTGCTGGTCCACTTGCAATTCTTTACGTTGAAGATGGAGATCCAATAGAAGCAATAAAAGTTATCTACGATTTCTCCAAAGAAATGAAAGGAATTCCTTCATTCAAAGGTCTTTACCTTGACGGCAAATTCTTTAGCGCTGATGAAGTTGAAAACCTATCCAAGCTTCCATCCAAAGAACAACTTCTTGCTATGGTTGTCAGTGGTGTACAAGGACCTATCAGAGGGCTTGTCAACGTACTATCTGGTACACTCAAGAGCTTACTTTATGCTCTTAATGCTATTAAAGATAAAAAATCAGAATAATTTTATTTTAGGAGGTGTATACGTATGACATTAGAAGAAATCGTTAGCGCAATTGAACAATTAACAGTAGCAGAACTTGCAGAACTCGTAAAAATGTTAGAAGACAAATTTGGAGTAAGTGCATCCGCACCAGTTATGGCAATGCCAATGGCAGGAGCAGCAGCAGGTGGTGCTGCAGCAGCAGAAGAAAAAACAGAATTTGATGTAGTTCTCAAGAGCTTCGGTGCAAAGAAAATTGAAGTTATCAAAGTCGTAAGAGAAATTACAGGACTTGGACTTAAAGAAGCAAAAGATCTCGTAGAAAAAGCAGGAACACCAGATGCTGTTGTAAAACAAGGCGCAGCAAAAGAAGAAGCAGAAGAAATCAAGAAAAAATTGGAAGCAGCTGGCGCAGAAGTAGAGCTTAAATAATAGTAACATAAGTTTCTAAAAAGAAAAGATTTTGTATCAACCCCGTACACAGTGTTGTGTATGGGGTTTTTTTGTGTTTTAATATATAATTGGTGTAATATTCCCCCCTAAATTTTTCTAACTGAGGTGATAGGATGAAAGAGATTAAAAGTGGAAAAAGGACCCGTTTTTCTTTTGGAAGGGTCCAGGCACCTATCCCAGTTCCCAACCTCGTGGAAATTCAAACAAAATCTTACCAGGATTTCCTCGAGAATGGGATACTAAAAGTACTTAAAAAGTTCTCCCCTATAACATCTTCCAAATCAGATTTGAGAAAGGAAAAGGGATTCTCCCTTGAGTTTGTTTCTGTACGTGTTGGTGAACCACAAAATACTGTTCAAGAATGTAAAGAAAGGCTTTTAACTTACACAGTTCCAGTATATACAACAGTTCGTATTACAGATAACAGCACAAATGAAATGATAGAAGAAGAAGCTTTCTTGGGGTACTTACCTTACATGACTCCAAGAACAACTTTCATAATTAACGGTGCTGAAAGAGTTGTCGTTAACCAGCTAGTAAGAAGCCCTGGTATATATTTTGTGGAAGAACCAAGAAAAACAAGTGGAACTCGTCCAATCTATGTTGCTCATTTCTTGCCAGTAAGGGGAGCATGGCTTGAAATATTGTTAAACCTTAACGATGAAGTATTTTATGCAAGAATTGACAGAAAAAGAAGAGTAAATCTTTTCTTACTGCTCAAGGCACTAGGATATAGTGATGATTTAAAACTATTATCACTCTTCCCACAATGGATTGATGTCGATGACGAATACACATTAATGCATTCTGAAGGCCTCATCGTACTTGAAGATGTTAAAACAAAAAGTGGTGAATTAATAGCAAAACGCGGTGATGTTATAACTCAAGGATTAATTGAAAAACTTGCAAATTCTGAAATTGAAAAGATTAAAGTAGCTCACAGATATGCTGTAAATACTTTAGAAAAACTTAAACACACTTATGGAGATGACGTAGAAGAAAACAGAGCATATATTGAAATCTTTAGAAAATTAAGACCTGGTGAACTCCCAAGGATAAATGCTGCAAAAATATTCTTAAATAATCTTTACTTTAACGAAGAAAGATTCGAACTTTCTGAAGTTGGTCGTTTCAAAATGAATAACAGACTCGAAGAAGCATATAGAAAATACTTGATTGATGTAGAAGGAAAGTCACCTGAAGAAGTAGAAGGAGTAAAATATACAGAAAATTCCAATGTTTTAACCCCAATGGATATTGTTCTTGCATCAAGAAATTTAATTGAAATAGATAAACATCCAGGAACAATGGATACAAAAGACCACCTTGGAAACAAAAGGGTTAGAACCGTTGGAGAACTTATTAGAATTGAATTTGAAAGGGCATTTTCAAAAGCCGTTTTCATGATCCAAGAAAAACTTGCCACATATACTTCTCTTGATAAAATATCAGTCCAGAGCCTCATTAATGTTAGATCAATTATCGCAACTATAAATTCATTCTTTGCAACAAACCCTCTTTCACAATTTATGGATCAGACAAACCCTCTTGCAGAACTTACACACAAGAGAAGGCTTACAGCAGTTGGTCCTGGTGGATTAAAAAGAGAACGTGCAAGATTTGAAGTTCGTGATGTTCACCACTCACACTATGGAAGAATGTGTCCAATTGAAACACCTGAAGGTGCAAATATAGGTCTTATCACATCACTTTCAGTATATTCAACAATTGATAAATATGGATTTTTGATAACACCTTATGTAAAGGTAGTAAAAGGAAAAGTAACAGACGAAATTGTTTACCTTACAGCAGATGAAGAAGAAAATTACAAAATAGCTCCATCAACAACTCCCGTCGATGAAGAAGGAAACATCATACCCGAAAATGTTACAGTAAGATATGAGGAAAAAGTCTTGTACGTTAGTAAATATGATGTTCAATTTTTAGATGTTGCACCAAACCAAATTGTCAGTGTCTCTACATCACTAATTCCATTCTTGGAACACGATGATGCTAACAGGGCTCTCATGGGTTCAAACATGCAAAGGCAAGGTGTTCCACTAATAGAAACAGAAGCTCCAAGGGTTGGAACAGGAATGGAATGGGAAGCTGCAAAATACTCCGGTACACTTGTCTTAGCAAAACACGATGGTATTGTTAAAAAAGTAGATGCTAATAAAATAATAATTCATAGAATAGATGAAACTGGAAAAGAAATGTATGATTCAATGGGAAATCCAGTTCTTGATACATACGAACTACTTAAATTTACAAGAACAAACCAAGATACATGTATAAATCAGAGACCTATTGTTAATGTAGGAGAAGTTGTTAAAAAAGACGATCCAATAGCAGATGGTCCTGCAACAGATATGGGAGAACTTGCTTTAGGTAAAAACGTCCTTGTTGCATTTGTACCTTGGGAAGGTTATAACTTTGAAGATGCTATTCTTATAAGTGAAGAACTTCTTGAAAAAGAAACTTATACTTCAGTTCACATAGAAGTTTATGAAACAACGGCACGAGATACAAGACTTGGTCCTGAAGAAATTACACCAGATATACCAAATGTAAGTAAAGAAAAACTAAGAAACCTGGATGAAGATGGAATTATAAGAATTGGAGCATATGTACAAGAAACAGATATATTGGTTGGTAAGGTTACACCAAAGAGTGAAAGTGATACAACCCCAGAAGAAAAAATCATTAGATCAGTCTTTGGTGAAAAAGGTAAAGAAGTAAAAGATTCATCACTAAGAGTTCCACACGGTATTGAAGGAAGAGTCATTGCAGTGCACGTATTTGATAAGGAAAAAGACGGGGACCTTGGACCAGGAGTCAATAAATTAATAAGGGTTTATGTTGCAATAAGAAAGCCACTTGAAGTTGGAGATAAACTTGCAGGAAGACACGGTAACAAAGGTGTTGTATCAAAGATACTCCCAAAAGAAGACATGCCATTTTTACCAGACGGAACTCCTGTTCAAGTTGTATTAAGTCCACTAGGTGTTCCATCTCGTATGAACGTAGGTCAAATTCTTGAAACAAGTTTGGGATGGCTTGCAATGCTTACAAATAAATGGTTTGCAACACCTGTATTTGATGGTGCAAAAGAAAAAGACATTCTCCCTGAACTTTATAAAGCAAGAAAGAAACTTGGACTTGAAGTTGGAGATGATGAAAACAATCCAACTGGAAAAGTTACTTTAAGAGATGGTAGAACGGGTCTTGAGTTTGATCACCCAATACTTGTCGGTTATATGTACGTAATGAAACTAATTCACATAGCAAGAGATAAAATACATGCTAGATCAACTGGACCTTACTCATTAATTCACCAACAACCATTGGGTGGTAAGGCACAATTTGGTGGTCAAAGGTTTGGAGAAATGGAAGTTTGGGCGCTTGAAGCATATGGTGCCGCACATACATTGAATGAAATGCTTACAGTAAAGAGTGACGATATAATGGGAAGAAATGAAGTTTACAAGGCAATAATGAAAGGTAAAAACATTCCTGAGCCTGGTCTTCCAGAAAGTTTCAAAGTGCTTGTAAGAGAATTAAGAGGAATCGCACTAGACGTCAGAGTATATGACAGTGAAGGAAACGAAATAGACATCGAAAAGTTATAATGCCCCATAAGGAGGGAAAATGATGGGTTCAACTTTTAAGAGAAAAATTGCAAAAGTTACTGTCAAAGTTGCCTCACCCGAGGTAATTAGAAGCTGGTCAAGCGGTGAGGTAAAAAAACCTGAAACCATCAACTACAGAACATTCAAACCTGAAAAAGATGGTCTTTTCTGTGAAAAAATATTCGGTCCTACAAAGGACTACGAATGTGCTTGTGGAAAATATAAAGGCAAAAAATATGAAGGAACAGTTTGTGAAAGATGTGGAGTAAGGGTAGAGTCTAAGGAAGCTAGAAGAAGAAGAATGGGGCATATAGACTTAGTTGCACCCGTTGTACATGTTTGGTATCTAAAAAGCAGCCCAAGTATTTTATCTTCTCTTCTTGGAATACCTGCAAAGGAACTTGAAAACGTTGTTTACTATGGTGGAAAAAGAATCATTGAAAAAATATTGATTGTTACTGATCCAAAAAATACAGACTTTATAAAAGGTTCACAATTATACCAAACAGAATATGAAATATACAGTCAAAAATTAGATTTTGAAGTAGTTCCAGGAGTTATAATTAAATCTCCTTCAACTCCTGTTACTTCTTCCATTTCAGGTGAAGTAAAAATTAGACATGAGAAAA contains the following coding sequences:
- a CDS encoding glycosyltransferase codes for the protein MISVLHCPVVIANNSVVISKYLQKLGVNSKVISYFKTWLDFKGDINLNLDKYPLPERNKIVKKFFSENIDFFKKFDIIHYHFFDTLTFGTSFGGWNAYPEKNPYWELEYFKNLGKKIVVSSWGSDVRNNSKFVYYQLKFEGEKNLPYPPLNTYNQYFKIWEFSKYSDAIVHGDSEQLKHTPYGIMIPIPFDPESYQITEYNNNFSIIHAPSNKFIKGSKYVLKVFDKLKLKYPKIEFKLITNLKHEEAKKIYSGKGIAIDQINFSIGLFSLESLYFGREVISTVHESEFINGDPKLFAPIHSVFSEKELEEKIEYLINNYSSTINEKRKYVIENFSADKIAKLYKDLYQVLLDNEKIPFIFNQKWLSEFDSVIKNKSFASNYYSKITDILLEKKDYERLDFEISNGINLGDNIELIAKKIFSLRLRNKFEEANKLEKANEKVVNTEKYKTIYSKLSKSLVK
- the asnB gene encoding asparagine synthase (glutamine-hydrolyzing); the protein is MCGIVGAFLNENNSVSPQDIKRMTNAIVHRGPDDYGIYTHKNVGLGHRRLSILDLSYHGHQPMISKDGRYVITYNGEIYNYLELKSELQSKGYIFYSNTDTEVVLNGFIEYNIKIIDKLNGMFAFAIYDRNDNILYLARDRYGIKPLYYKLDNAKLLFASEIKALFQWNFIKKEIDLLALDEYMSFQNIFTDRTLYEGIKILKPGHYAIVKSRKNEIVFEQYKYWDFNLHDELQISEDEAIEELERLFIQAVKRQLISDVPLGSYLSGGMDSGSIVAIASRSLKRLKTFTCGYDMTSVAGFEAGFDERQYAEMISNTYKTEQYEVVLHEGDLYEVIDDLVYHLDYPRLGMSYSNYYIANLASKFVKVVLSGAGGDELFAGYPWRYYHALGKKSKNEFIDSYYNYWQRLVKDDEKNLLYTDEIKKKIPKYNAYEAFKYVFKEYDFPIKTNKDLINASLYFELKTFLHGLLIIEDKISMAHSLETRVPFLDNDLVDFATKIPLEYKLKNYEEYQKIDENEIKKKDKYFETNIGKNILRKVMKKFIPNEIIERKKQGFSSPDASWYRAKGKDYLIKFLNKPNNTEFYNYINKDFVIKTIDKHFSGQNKRLLLWSFLNLSRLKL
- the rplJ gene encoding 50S ribosomal protein L10 — translated: MLTRAQKEQLVKELSEVLKNSSLILFSDYKGLNVAQITDLRKKLREKLADGARYRVIKNSVAYLALKEAGYNVEEIEDVFAGPLAILYVEDGDPIEAIKVIYDFSKEMKGIPSFKGLYLDGKFFSADEVENLSKLPSKEQLLAMVVSGVQGPIRGLVNVLSGTLKSLLYALNAIKDKKSE
- the rplL gene encoding 50S ribosomal protein L7/L12; protein product: MTLEEIVSAIEQLTVAELAELVKMLEDKFGVSASAPVMAMPMAGAAAGGAAAAEEKTEFDVVLKSFGAKKIEVIKVVREITGLGLKEAKDLVEKAGTPDAVVKQGAAKEEAEEIKKKLEAAGAEVELK
- a CDS encoding DNA-directed RNA polymerase subunit beta, which gives rise to MKEIKSGKRTRFSFGRVQAPIPVPNLVEIQTKSYQDFLENGILKVLKKFSPITSSKSDLRKEKGFSLEFVSVRVGEPQNTVQECKERLLTYTVPVYTTVRITDNSTNEMIEEEAFLGYLPYMTPRTTFIINGAERVVVNQLVRSPGIYFVEEPRKTSGTRPIYVAHFLPVRGAWLEILLNLNDEVFYARIDRKRRVNLFLLLKALGYSDDLKLLSLFPQWIDVDDEYTLMHSEGLIVLEDVKTKSGELIAKRGDVITQGLIEKLANSEIEKIKVAHRYAVNTLEKLKHTYGDDVEENRAYIEIFRKLRPGELPRINAAKIFLNNLYFNEERFELSEVGRFKMNNRLEEAYRKYLIDVEGKSPEEVEGVKYTENSNVLTPMDIVLASRNLIEIDKHPGTMDTKDHLGNKRVRTVGELIRIEFERAFSKAVFMIQEKLATYTSLDKISVQSLINVRSIIATINSFFATNPLSQFMDQTNPLAELTHKRRLTAVGPGGLKRERARFEVRDVHHSHYGRMCPIETPEGANIGLITSLSVYSTIDKYGFLITPYVKVVKGKVTDEIVYLTADEEENYKIAPSTTPVDEEGNIIPENVTVRYEEKVLYVSKYDVQFLDVAPNQIVSVSTSLIPFLEHDDANRALMGSNMQRQGVPLIETEAPRVGTGMEWEAAKYSGTLVLAKHDGIVKKVDANKIIIHRIDETGKEMYDSMGNPVLDTYELLKFTRTNQDTCINQRPIVNVGEVVKKDDPIADGPATDMGELALGKNVLVAFVPWEGYNFEDAILISEELLEKETYTSVHIEVYETTARDTRLGPEEITPDIPNVSKEKLRNLDEDGIIRIGAYVQETDILVGKVTPKSESDTTPEEKIIRSVFGEKGKEVKDSSLRVPHGIEGRVIAVHVFDKEKDGDLGPGVNKLIRVYVAIRKPLEVGDKLAGRHGNKGVVSKILPKEDMPFLPDGTPVQVVLSPLGVPSRMNVGQILETSLGWLAMLTNKWFATPVFDGAKEKDILPELYKARKKLGLEVGDDENNPTGKVTLRDGRTGLEFDHPILVGYMYVMKLIHIARDKIHARSTGPYSLIHQQPLGGKAQFGGQRFGEMEVWALEAYGAAHTLNEMLTVKSDDIMGRNEVYKAIMKGKNIPEPGLPESFKVLVRELRGIALDVRVYDSEGNEIDIEKL